From the genome of Paraburkholderia flava, one region includes:
- a CDS encoding sugar ABC transporter substrate-binding protein has translation MAQKPDDDQEHSTNGFNAMRRGLMQGTGLGAALSLLGMAGGAGGLIGTAQAAEAAFPPHKKWKIVFVNHVTTNPFFVPTQYGIQDACSLLGMDYQWTGSATSDAGEMVRAVNSAIAAKADAIAVPIVDPTAFDKPIQAALDAGIPVFSYNADAPRGKKNPRLAYIGQDLYLSGYQMGERIVSLIDSGMVALFIATPGQLNIQPRLDGASDAIKKSGKKIDIQTVATGATVNEELSKIKSFYLGHQGLKGMFAVDAGSTQGVAQLMKESNLPAKGIHGGGFDLLPTTIQLIHEGFLDFTIDQQPYVQGFYTAMEAFVFLSSGGLVGPADINTGLKFVTKDTVEPYLNTSTRYEGKTTKPQIVPMSGAIKS, from the coding sequence ATGGCACAGAAACCTGATGACGACCAGGAACACAGTACTAACGGCTTCAACGCGATGCGTCGGGGGCTGATGCAGGGCACGGGATTAGGCGCGGCGCTTTCGCTGCTGGGGATGGCAGGCGGTGCGGGCGGGCTGATCGGCACCGCGCAGGCAGCGGAGGCGGCGTTCCCCCCGCACAAGAAGTGGAAGATCGTGTTCGTCAATCACGTCACCACCAACCCATTCTTCGTGCCCACGCAATACGGCATTCAGGATGCCTGCTCGTTGCTCGGCATGGACTATCAATGGACCGGCTCGGCGACTTCCGACGCGGGCGAAATGGTCCGCGCCGTGAACTCCGCGATCGCTGCGAAGGCCGACGCCATCGCGGTGCCGATCGTCGATCCGACTGCCTTCGACAAGCCGATCCAGGCTGCGCTCGACGCGGGCATTCCGGTGTTCTCCTATAACGCCGACGCGCCGCGCGGCAAGAAGAATCCGCGCCTCGCCTATATCGGCCAGGACCTGTATCTCTCCGGCTATCAGATGGGCGAGCGCATCGTGAGCCTCATCGACAGCGGCATGGTCGCGCTTTTCATTGCGACGCCGGGACAGCTCAACATCCAGCCGCGGCTGGACGGTGCGAGCGACGCGATCAAGAAGTCCGGCAAGAAGATCGACATCCAGACTGTGGCCACCGGCGCGACGGTTAACGAGGAGCTTTCGAAAATCAAGTCGTTCTATCTGGGCCATCAGGGTCTGAAGGGCATGTTCGCCGTCGATGCGGGCAGCACGCAGGGTGTCGCGCAACTGATGAAGGAATCGAACCTTCCCGCGAAAGGCATACATGGTGGCGGCTTCGACCTCCTGCCGACCACGATCCAGCTGATCCACGAAGGCTTCCTCGACTTCACCATCGATCAGCAGCCGTATGTGCAAGGTTTCTATACGGCGATGGAGGCGTTCGTGTTCCTGTCCTCGGGCGGACTGGTCGGGCCGGCCGACATCAACACCGGCCTGAAATTCGTCACAAAAGATACCGTCGAGCCTTACCTCAATACTTCGACGCGCTATGAAGGCAAGACGACCAAGCCGCAAATCGTTCCGATGAGCGGCGCAATCAAGTCGTGA
- a CDS encoding helix-turn-helix transcriptional regulator: MSRSERLLHLLQVLHRHRRPVSGQALSEELGVSIRTLYRDIASLQAQGAMIEGEPGVGYVMKPGFMLPPMMFRSEELDALVLGMRWVADRGGSTLSSAALSTLAKIAAVLPTELRRELDESSLLAGAPLKRLAHKVSPDLLRAAVREEHKLDITYVDASGIQSQRVVWPFALVYFDQARVLMCWCELRGDFRNFRSDRIVKVEQREERYPKRRSTLLREWRKLNQIASRTILPESDSTHR; encoded by the coding sequence ATGTCCCGTTCCGAGCGTCTCCTTCATCTGCTGCAAGTGTTGCATCGCCATCGACGCCCCGTGAGCGGCCAGGCTCTGTCCGAAGAACTCGGCGTGAGTATTCGCACGCTATACCGGGACATCGCCAGCTTGCAGGCGCAAGGCGCAATGATCGAGGGAGAACCGGGCGTCGGCTATGTGATGAAACCGGGTTTCATGCTGCCGCCGATGATGTTTCGCTCGGAAGAACTCGATGCGCTGGTGCTTGGCATGCGTTGGGTAGCCGATCGCGGCGGCAGCACGCTCTCGTCCGCCGCGTTGAGTACGCTTGCGAAGATCGCCGCCGTACTGCCCACTGAACTGCGTCGCGAACTGGACGAGTCTTCGCTGCTGGCCGGCGCGCCGTTAAAACGACTGGCCCACAAAGTCTCACCGGATCTTCTGCGCGCCGCAGTCCGCGAAGAACATAAGCTCGACATCACCTACGTGGACGCGAGCGGCATTCAATCGCAGCGCGTCGTCTGGCCGTTTGCGCTGGTGTATTTCGACCAGGCGCGGGTCCTGATGTGCTGGTGTGAGCTTCGGGGCGATTTCCGGAATTTCCGTTCGGACCGGATCGTGAAGGTCGAGCAACGGGAAGAGCGCTACCCCAAAAGGCGTTCGACACTGCTGCGCGAGTGGCGCAAGCTCAATCAGATCGCCAGTCGCACCATACTGCCAGAATCTGACAGTACGCATCGTTAG
- a CDS encoding ATP-binding cassette domain-containing protein gives MDESQTPSQGVSAALEAPLALRGENLVKRFGAVTALDGVSLTLGKGEILGVLGDNGAGKSTLVKILTGFHQQTAGTLYIDGQETPLRSVDHARSLGIECVYQDLALANSLSIYHNMFLNREIVRRGPFKLLLDHKQMRERAAQCLDDIGVHVPSVDLPVERLSGGQRQAIAVARAVHSNAKILLLDEPLAAMGAREAGLIIDLLMRLKEKGGLSIIMIMHNYAQTLDIADRIMLMQRGRVTYEQESALTSVSELMDIVRREYRAMRAPDVH, from the coding sequence ATGGACGAATCGCAAACCCCGTCGCAAGGCGTGTCTGCCGCGCTCGAGGCGCCGCTTGCGCTGCGCGGCGAGAACCTCGTTAAACGTTTCGGCGCGGTGACCGCGCTCGACGGCGTTTCGCTCACGCTCGGCAAGGGCGAAATTCTGGGCGTACTCGGCGACAACGGTGCGGGCAAGTCCACGCTCGTCAAGATCCTCACGGGCTTTCATCAGCAAACGGCCGGCACGCTTTACATCGACGGGCAGGAGACACCATTGCGCTCGGTCGATCATGCGCGTTCGCTCGGTATCGAATGCGTGTATCAGGATCTCGCGCTCGCGAATTCGCTGAGCATTTACCACAACATGTTCTTGAACCGCGAGATCGTGCGGCGCGGACCGTTCAAGCTGCTGCTCGACCACAAGCAGATGCGCGAGCGCGCGGCGCAATGTCTCGACGATATCGGCGTGCATGTGCCTTCGGTGGATCTGCCCGTGGAGCGACTGTCGGGTGGCCAGCGCCAGGCCATCGCCGTGGCACGTGCCGTGCACTCCAACGCGAAGATTCTCTTGCTCGACGAACCGCTCGCCGCGATGGGCGCACGCGAGGCAGGGCTCATCATCGATCTCCTGATGCGCTTGAAGGAGAAGGGCGGCCTGTCCATCATCATGATCATGCACAACTACGCGCAGACGCTCGATATCGCTGATCGCATCATGTTGATGCAGCGAGGTCGCGTGACCTATGAGCAAGAAAGTGCGCTGACTTCCGTTTCCGAACTGATGGATATCGTGAGACGGGAGTACCGGGCAATGCGTGCGCCCGACGTGCATTGA
- a CDS encoding DUF2167 domain-containing protein, which produces MADIDHAAIHGPSRIDLGGGAVLALAQHRCFVGNGPTTRYFHVLGRDTDPNLTAGMVFPCGLFSEADWFVMVTIGHDGHVSDNARTWTADYVLHILQGKANALSTSNKRQGLPSVEISGWALPPVYDAAAHRTAWAAIVRAGCPSECPASEFVSYETVILGKDGYVDVFTQPSLKDFPKQKQLSDEISAHISYLPAAQYSDFKPTLDHYASYDLLGLLTGDRSNR; this is translated from the coding sequence ATGGCCGACATCGACCATGCAGCGATTCATGGACCAAGCCGGATCGACCTCGGTGGCGGCGCAGTGTTGGCTTTAGCCCAACATAGGTGCTTTGTCGGCAACGGTCCCACCACACGGTATTTCCACGTCTTAGGCCGAGATACAGACCCCAATCTAACTGCAGGAATGGTCTTCCCATGCGGGCTCTTTAGTGAAGCAGACTGGTTCGTCATGGTAACGATCGGACATGACGGTCACGTGAGCGACAACGCGCGCACCTGGACTGCCGACTACGTCCTGCATATATTGCAGGGAAAGGCGAACGCCCTCAGCACGTCGAACAAGCGGCAAGGACTACCGAGCGTGGAGATCAGTGGTTGGGCGCTTCCTCCGGTCTACGATGCGGCTGCGCACCGCACGGCATGGGCAGCAATCGTCAGAGCCGGATGCCCTTCGGAATGCCCTGCATCAGAGTTCGTGAGCTACGAGACGGTCATTTTGGGGAAAGACGGATATGTGGACGTATTCACACAGCCGTCATTGAAAGACTTCCCAAAACAGAAGCAACTCTCGGACGAGATCAGTGCGCACATCAGTTATCTACCAGCAGCGCAATATTCCGACTTCAAGCCGACACTTGACCACTATGCCTCCTACGATCTGCTCGGCCTGCTAACCGGAGATAGGTCAAATAGATGA
- a CDS encoding ABC transporter permease: protein MTNTVNETSKTEAARAPARAGVSFASHWAPELRILLVAVLLAAYFEFANNDFLLTDASLVNLSQFIAPVAIIAFGEIMLMIGGDIDLSAGMVFAFAPFMMVFANDAGAPMWLALIAGLVAAAIVGFVNGAVTVWLRLPSFVTTLGTLFLINGITLTLSRGTPASTPGSSTFSGFMGAWGYSEIIWTVAIAFAMHVLLRHTRWGLHTQAAGANPLGAGEAGIHVNRLRLGNFVIAAVLAGFTGILEAFRITSIDPQAGGNQIMFLAVAAAVIGGTPLTGGSGTIVGGLIGAAVLGILNDGFTLIGINAFTFNIILGTAILAAMIFNIHVGRIRRKAGR from the coding sequence GTGACGAACACCGTGAACGAAACCAGCAAGACCGAAGCCGCCCGCGCGCCCGCGCGCGCGGGGGTTTCATTTGCGTCACACTGGGCGCCCGAGCTTCGTATCCTGCTCGTCGCCGTGCTGCTGGCCGCCTACTTCGAATTCGCGAACAACGATTTCCTGCTCACCGACGCGAGCCTCGTCAACCTTTCGCAGTTCATCGCGCCGGTGGCGATCATCGCGTTCGGCGAAATCATGTTGATGATCGGTGGCGACATTGATCTATCGGCGGGCATGGTGTTCGCATTCGCGCCATTCATGATGGTGTTTGCAAACGATGCGGGCGCGCCCATGTGGCTTGCGCTGATCGCAGGGCTCGTGGCCGCGGCGATTGTCGGCTTCGTGAACGGCGCCGTGACGGTGTGGCTGCGGCTACCTTCGTTCGTCACCACGCTCGGCACGCTCTTTCTCATCAACGGTATTACGCTCACCCTCTCGCGCGGTACGCCCGCGTCGACGCCGGGATCGTCTACGTTCTCGGGGTTCATGGGTGCATGGGGCTACAGCGAGATCATCTGGACCGTGGCGATCGCCTTCGCGATGCACGTGCTTTTGCGGCATACCCGCTGGGGCCTGCATACGCAGGCCGCGGGCGCGAATCCACTCGGCGCGGGCGAGGCCGGCATTCACGTGAACCGGCTGCGCCTCGGCAACTTTGTCATCGCCGCGGTGCTCGCGGGCTTCACCGGCATCCTCGAAGCCTTTCGCATTACCTCGATCGACCCGCAGGCGGGCGGCAATCAGATCATGTTTCTTGCCGTGGCCGCCGCCGTGATCGGCGGCACACCGCTCACGGGCGGCTCGGGCACGATCGTCGGCGGTCTCATCGGCGCGGCGGTGCTCGGTATTCTCAACGACGGCTTCACGCTCATCGGCATCAACGCGTTCACGTTCAACATTATTCTCGGCACCGCGATACTGGCGGCGATGATCTTCAATATCCACGTCGGGCGCATTCGCCGCAAGGCAGGGCGGTAA